A single genomic interval of Stenotrophomonas sp. ZAC14D1_NAIMI4_1 harbors:
- a CDS encoding TonB-dependent receptor → MDSSLALHCGRAPLTVLALSIGLALSHAAHAQQTPEAAAADAVDLDKVEVKATYRESLQQSLDEKRYSVEQVDAIYAEDIGKFPDLNLAESMQRIAGVSIDREGGEGQQISVRGLGSDFTRVRINGLEALSTAGSGSTGVNRSRGFDFNTFASELFSRVKVNKTQSAQMDEGSLGATVDLRASRPFDFNGFQASLNGQYGYNELSRSKDPRVSALLSNTWADGRFGALVSAAWSKRTIFEEGYNPVRWEHGNYRNSNQATAANNGTYGFCSPAGYDPQTPRNPAANETAQGVGSAANQARSNGWGSYGIDATHCGTGIDRPDATAENIAAYETATNAWIPRYPRYIRTEHEIERLGVTGALQFRFSPDSLLNLDLMYSKLDKDQREDSIGANLHRTAQYGGKTQIVVREAQVDAQNRLVYGVFDNVDFRTESTAIEESTEFKQASLNFEHRFNDAVRLDALVGHSSSSFERPVFSMVSFDNSNLDGFVLDMRNGASMPSMTFPFALGDAASWQWLGYGTAPVNANGTARGGNISEVRLNPQYVDNSFDTAKVDLTFNVSPTFTLRGGLAYKDYGMRTQEYRNISYGRMSQALPDGIGVGDLSTSLDGFGKGLDGSTPGSWLIPDFNRIAELLDIYCNCNTGTLGGDYRLAGVGHFGASNNNFDVTEKSYASYLQLDFNTELWDRPFRGNLGLRYVRTEIDASGYAPCQAASSSDLSAACEPFLGVASATADAGERLLVATTVGHRYDDWLPSLNLAWDLTDSVVLRLGAAKTMARPTLSNLSPSVSGGPTSFLDEDRYYSINLGNPKLDPFRSTNYDLSAEWYFQEGALLSAAVFYKDIETYVQRTRLLTTWGDMGYSLDLLPAGFSPNTLFNVQSYFNTPGGPLKGYELTYQQPFSFLPGFWKNFGVQLNYTHVDSKIKYLFSSGSGDTIVTTYTENDLLNLSPNSYNATVYYDDGRFSARVSTSYRDAYINQILTQENVWDLDGNQYATADVTGKYSVENVDFNMSWKFNKQLTVSFEAINLLDSADERFVDSALSLPDRYTHTGRQYYLGLRYKF, encoded by the coding sequence ATGGATTCGTCGCTCGCGCTTCACTGCGGCCGCGCGCCGCTCACCGTGCTTGCCCTGTCGATCGGACTGGCGCTGAGCCACGCCGCGCATGCACAACAGACGCCGGAAGCGGCCGCCGCCGATGCGGTCGACCTGGACAAGGTGGAGGTCAAGGCGACCTACCGCGAAAGCCTGCAGCAATCGCTGGACGAAAAGCGCTACAGCGTGGAGCAGGTCGATGCGATCTACGCCGAGGACATCGGCAAGTTTCCCGACCTGAACCTGGCCGAGTCGATGCAGCGCATCGCCGGTGTTTCCATCGACCGCGAAGGCGGCGAAGGCCAGCAGATTTCCGTGCGCGGCCTCGGTTCGGATTTCACCCGCGTGCGCATCAACGGCCTGGAAGCGCTGTCCACCGCCGGCAGCGGCAGCACTGGCGTCAACCGCAGCCGTGGCTTCGACTTCAACACCTTCGCCTCCGAACTGTTCAGCCGGGTCAAGGTCAACAAGACCCAGTCGGCGCAGATGGACGAAGGTTCGCTCGGCGCCACCGTCGACCTGCGCGCGTCGCGGCCGTTCGATTTCAATGGCTTCCAGGCCTCGCTCAATGGCCAGTACGGCTACAACGAACTGTCGCGCTCGAAGGACCCGCGCGTATCGGCGCTGCTGAGCAATACCTGGGCCGACGGCCGCTTCGGTGCGCTGGTGTCGGCGGCGTGGAGCAAGCGCACGATCTTCGAGGAAGGCTACAACCCGGTGCGCTGGGAGCACGGCAACTACCGCAACTCCAACCAGGCCACGGCCGCCAACAACGGCACCTACGGCTTCTGCAGCCCGGCCGGCTATGACCCGCAGACACCGCGCAATCCGGCCGCCAATGAAACCGCGCAGGGCGTCGGCAGCGCCGCCAACCAGGCGCGGAGCAACGGCTGGGGCAGCTACGGCATCGACGCCACCCACTGCGGCACCGGCATCGACCGCCCCGACGCAACGGCAGAGAACATCGCCGCCTACGAAACCGCCACCAATGCGTGGATCCCGCGCTACCCGCGCTACATCCGCACCGAGCATGAGATCGAACGGCTGGGCGTCACCGGCGCGCTTCAGTTCCGCTTCAGCCCCGACAGCCTGCTCAACCTCGACCTGATGTACTCGAAGTTGGACAAGGACCAGCGCGAGGACTCGATCGGTGCCAACCTGCATCGCACCGCGCAGTACGGCGGCAAGACCCAGATCGTGGTGCGCGAGGCGCAGGTGGATGCACAGAACCGCCTGGTCTACGGCGTGTTCGACAACGTCGACTTCCGCACCGAATCGACCGCCATCGAGGAAAGCACCGAGTTCAAGCAGGCCAGCCTGAACTTCGAGCACCGCTTCAACGATGCGGTGCGCCTGGACGCACTGGTCGGCCACTCCTCGTCCAGTTTCGAGCGGCCGGTGTTCTCCATGGTCAGCTTCGACAACAGCAACCTGGATGGCTTCGTGCTGGACATGCGCAACGGCGCCAGCATGCCTTCGATGACCTTCCCCTTCGCCCTGGGTGATGCGGCATCGTGGCAATGGCTGGGCTACGGCACCGCGCCGGTGAACGCCAACGGCACCGCGCGCGGCGGCAACATCAGCGAAGTGCGCCTGAACCCGCAGTACGTCGACAACAGCTTCGACACCGCCAAGGTCGACCTGACCTTCAACGTGTCGCCCACCTTCACCCTGCGCGGCGGCCTGGCCTACAAGGACTACGGCATGCGCACGCAGGAGTACCGCAACATCAGCTATGGCCGCATGTCCCAGGCGCTGCCCGATGGCATCGGCGTGGGCGACCTGTCCACCAGCCTCGATGGTTTCGGCAAGGGCCTGGATGGCAGCACGCCGGGCAGCTGGCTGATCCCCGACTTCAACCGCATCGCCGAGCTGCTGGACATCTACTGCAACTGCAACACCGGCACCCTCGGCGGCGACTACCGCCTGGCTGGCGTCGGCCACTTCGGTGCATCGAACAACAACTTCGACGTGACCGAGAAGAGCTACGCCAGCTACCTGCAGCTGGACTTCAACACCGAACTCTGGGACCGCCCGTTCCGCGGCAACCTCGGCCTGCGCTACGTGCGCACCGAGATCGATGCCAGCGGCTATGCACCGTGCCAGGCGGCAAGCAGCAGCGACCTGTCGGCGGCATGTGAACCGTTCCTGGGCGTGGCCAGCGCCACCGCCGATGCCGGCGAGCGCCTGCTGGTGGCCACCACCGTCGGCCACCGCTATGACGACTGGCTGCCCTCGCTGAACCTGGCCTGGGACCTGACCGACAGCGTGGTGCTGCGCCTCGGTGCGGCCAAGACCATGGCCCGGCCGACCCTGTCCAACCTGTCGCCCAGCGTCAGCGGCGGCCCGACCAGCTTCCTCGACGAGGACCGTTACTACTCGATCAACCTGGGCAACCCGAAGCTGGATCCGTTCCGCTCCACCAACTACGACCTGAGCGCGGAGTGGTACTTCCAGGAAGGCGCCCTGCTGTCGGCGGCGGTGTTCTACAAGGACATCGAAACCTACGTGCAGCGCACCCGACTGCTGACTACCTGGGGTGACATGGGTTACTCGCTGGACCTGCTGCCGGCCGGCTTCAGCCCGAACACGCTGTTCAACGTGCAGAGCTACTTCAACACTCCGGGCGGCCCGTTGAAGGGCTATGAGCTGACCTACCAGCAGCCCTTCAGCTTCCTGCCCGGCTTCTGGAAGAACTTCGGCGTGCAGCTGAACTACACCCACGTCGATTCGAAGATCAAATATCTCTTCAGCTCCGGCAGTGGCGACACCATCGTCACCACCTACACCGAGAACGACCTGCTGAACCTGTCGCCCAACTCGTACAACGCCACCGTGTACTACGACGACGGCCGCTTCAGCGCGCGCGTGTCCACCAGCTACCGCGATGCCTACATCAACCAGATCCTGACCCAGGAGAACGTCTGGGACCTGGACGGCAACCAGTACGCCACCGCCGATGTCACCGGAAAGTACAGCGTGGAAAACGTGGATTTCAACATGTCCTGGAAGTTCAACAAGCAGCTGACCGTCAGCTTCGAGGCGATCAACCTGCTGGACAGCGCCGACGAGCGCTTCGTCGATTCGGCCCTGTCACTGCCCGACCGCTACACCCACACCGGGCGCCAGTACTACCTGGGGCTGCGCTACAAGTTCTGA
- a CDS encoding rhamnogalacturonan acetylesterase, producing MRLLPVLLALAVAGAAHAAADPSISDRPTPTPIRASKIVLVGDSTTAVQGGWGPRFCADHVTSFAACLNLARGGRSTYNYRAEGSWALVEAEMRTPGYAATWVLIQFGHNDQPGKPGRSTDLQQEFPDNLRRYVQQVRAAGATPVLLTPLTRRQFVDGVLVDDLAPWADSVRAVARELQVPLVDLHARSRALVQALGPVPAMRLAQAPASQAQVASALGGTTVGASPGLAGAPAAVQNAALEPMGQAKQAFDYTHLGDEGAQVFATLVATELAREVPELRALLLP from the coding sequence ATGCGCCTGCTGCCTGTTCTGCTGGCCCTGGCCGTGGCCGGCGCGGCGCACGCCGCCGCCGACCCGTCGATCAGCGACCGCCCGACGCCCACGCCGATCCGCGCCAGCAAGATCGTGCTGGTGGGCGATTCCACCACCGCCGTGCAGGGCGGCTGGGGCCCGCGCTTCTGCGCCGACCACGTGACCTCGTTTGCCGCCTGCCTGAACCTGGCACGCGGTGGCCGCAGCACGTACAACTACCGCGCCGAGGGCTCCTGGGCCCTGGTCGAGGCGGAGATGCGGACGCCGGGCTACGCCGCCACCTGGGTGCTGATCCAGTTCGGCCATAACGACCAGCCGGGCAAGCCGGGGCGCTCGACCGACCTGCAGCAGGAGTTCCCCGACAACCTGCGCCGCTACGTGCAGCAGGTCCGCGCGGCCGGCGCGACACCGGTGCTGCTGACCCCGCTGACGCGCCGCCAGTTCGTCGATGGCGTGCTGGTGGACGATCTGGCGCCCTGGGCCGACAGCGTGCGTGCGGTGGCGCGCGAACTGCAGGTGCCGTTGGTGGATCTGCATGCGCGCAGCCGCGCCCTGGTGCAGGCACTCGGGCCGGTGCCGGCGATGCGGCTTGCGCAGGCACCGGCGAGCCAGGCACAGGTGGCCAGCGCACTGGGCGGCACCACGGTGGGCGCCAGCCCCGGCCTGGCCGGCGCGCCGGCGGCGGTGCAGAACGCGGCACTGGAGCCGATGGGACAGGCCAAGCAGGCCTTCGATTACACCCATCTGGGCGACGAGGGCGCGCAGGTGTTCGCCACCCTGGTGGCAACGGAACTGGCCCGCGAGGTGCCGGAGTTGCGCGCACTGCTGTTGCCTTGA
- a CDS encoding carboxylesterase family protein, whose amino-acid sequence MNTAPNDLQRRRFLRDSARWALATATVAALPAALAAPGPRDDTQVLARVRGGRVRGQREQGVLVFRGLRYGADTAAYRFQPPRREAAWRGIADALEFGAAAPQGGSEGPGSEDCLFLNVWTPTLDASARRPVLVYIHGGGFNNGSGSDPLYDGSALCRRGDVVVVTLNHRLNTFGYLYLGALGDPRYAASGNVGQLDLVQALQWVREHAAAFGGDPGNITVFGQSGGGAKIATLMAMPAARGLFQRAWTMSGQQVTAAGPRAAAQRAAVAMDAVRAPDLAALLRLPAADLLAATRARDPSRVEDSALYFGPVLDEVVLPVHPFWPQAPAQSAAIPMVIGNTRDETRAFLGNDPGNFALDWTTLPAQLEKQQFVDLLPSVVIEHYRRLYPHYTASEVFFAATTAGRSWRGAVEELEARARQPATAAPTWAYQLDWPSPVQEGRLRAFHTLDIPLVFDNAGLPTARTGGGADARALAATMSDALVAFARHGNPNHAGLADWAPYTLPQRRTMLFDVRSRGADDPRGGERELYQRVPFLQRGTA is encoded by the coding sequence ATGAACACCGCGCCGAACGATCTGCAGCGCCGCCGTTTCCTGCGCGACAGCGCGCGCTGGGCCTTGGCCACGGCCACCGTGGCGGCACTGCCGGCGGCGCTGGCAGCACCCGGCCCGCGCGACGACACCCAGGTGCTGGCGCGGGTGCGCGGCGGGCGCGTGCGCGGCCAGCGCGAACAGGGCGTGCTGGTGTTCCGCGGCCTGCGCTACGGCGCGGACACGGCCGCCTACCGCTTCCAGCCGCCGCGCCGCGAGGCCGCCTGGCGCGGCATCGCCGACGCGCTGGAATTCGGCGCTGCGGCACCGCAGGGCGGCAGTGAAGGCCCCGGCAGCGAGGACTGCCTGTTCCTCAACGTGTGGACACCGACGCTGGATGCGAGCGCGCGGCGGCCGGTGCTGGTCTACATCCACGGCGGCGGCTTCAACAACGGCTCCGGCAGCGATCCGCTGTACGACGGCAGCGCGCTGTGCCGCCGTGGCGACGTGGTGGTGGTCACCCTCAACCACCGCCTCAATACCTTCGGCTACCTGTACCTGGGCGCGCTGGGCGACCCGCGCTACGCGGCATCCGGCAATGTCGGCCAGCTGGATCTGGTGCAGGCGCTGCAGTGGGTGCGCGAGCACGCTGCGGCGTTCGGTGGCGACCCGGGCAACATCACCGTGTTCGGCCAGTCCGGCGGCGGCGCCAAGATCGCCACGCTGATGGCGATGCCGGCCGCGCGCGGCCTGTTCCAGCGGGCGTGGACGATGAGCGGGCAGCAGGTCACCGCCGCTGGCCCGCGCGCAGCCGCACAGCGTGCGGCGGTGGCGATGGACGCAGTACGCGCGCCGGATCTGGCCGCGCTGCTGCGCCTGCCCGCGGCCGATCTGCTGGCCGCGACGCGTGCCCGTGATCCCTCGCGGGTGGAGGACAGCGCCCTGTACTTCGGGCCGGTGCTGGATGAGGTGGTGCTGCCGGTGCATCCGTTCTGGCCGCAGGCACCGGCGCAGTCGGCGGCCATCCCGATGGTGATCGGCAACACCCGCGATGAAACCCGTGCCTTCCTCGGCAACGACCCGGGCAACTTCGCGCTGGACTGGACCACACTGCCGGCGCAGCTGGAGAAGCAGCAGTTCGTCGATCTGCTGCCGTCGGTGGTGATCGAGCACTACCGCCGCCTGTACCCGCACTACACGGCGTCGGAGGTGTTCTTCGCGGCCACCACCGCCGGGCGCTCCTGGCGTGGCGCAGTGGAGGAACTGGAAGCGCGTGCCCGCCAGCCGGCCACGGCGGCGCCCACCTGGGCCTACCAGCTCGACTGGCCCTCGCCGGTGCAGGAAGGGCGCCTGCGTGCCTTCCACACCCTCGACATTCCGCTGGTGTTCGACAACGCCGGCCTGCCCACGGCGCGCACCGGCGGCGGCGCGGATGCACGTGCGCTGGCCGCGACCATGAGCGATGCACTGGTCGCCTTCGCCCGCCACGGCAATCCCAACCACGCCGGGCTGGCGGACTGGGCGCCGTACACCCTGCCGCAGCGGCGCACGATGCTGTTCGACGTGCGCAGCCGCGGCGCCGATGACCCGCGCGGTGGCGAGCGCGAGCTCTACCAGCGCGTCCCCTTCCTGCAACGAGGAACCGCCTGA
- a CDS encoding cysteine dioxygenase family protein, which translates to MGAAFTPLPFTGRDRLLAAIDGAVCLADPPLITHALQKVLREAIIDPLIELPACVRRPVDGHYARRELHRSPTLGYSVIAMCWGPGQGTPLHDHDAMWCVEGVWQGELIVTPHALLERQGDRHRFAAQEALYGYRGSAGSLIPPHEYHTLRNASDTDVAVSVHVYQGVMERSAVFDPLDDGWYQRRVKMMETDAA; encoded by the coding sequence ATGGGAGCAGCATTCACACCATTGCCGTTCACGGGCCGGGATCGCCTGCTGGCGGCCATCGACGGCGCGGTCTGCCTGGCCGACCCACCGTTGATCACCCACGCGCTGCAGAAGGTGCTGCGCGAGGCCATCATCGATCCGCTCATCGAACTGCCCGCCTGCGTACGCCGCCCGGTGGACGGCCATTACGCGCGCCGCGAACTGCACCGCAGCCCGACGTTGGGCTACAGCGTCATCGCCATGTGCTGGGGGCCGGGGCAGGGCACGCCGCTGCACGACCACGATGCGATGTGGTGCGTGGAAGGCGTCTGGCAGGGCGAACTGATCGTCACCCCTCATGCGCTGCTGGAACGGCAGGGCGATCGCCACCGCTTCGCCGCGCAGGAGGCGCTGTACGGCTACCGCGGCAGCGCCGGCAGCCTGATTCCGCCGCACGAGTACCACACGCTGCGCAACGCCAGCGATACCGACGTGGCGGTGTCGGTGCATGTGTACCAGGGCGTGATGGAACGCAGCGCGGTGTTCGACCCGCTCGACGATGGCTGGTACCAGCGCCGGGTGAAGATGATGGAGACCGACGCGGCCTGA
- a CDS encoding LamG-like jellyroll fold domain-containing protein: MHRTASAPTLLCRPRRRLLVAALSLATALPALAAPSPTLLFHVDANQGLTAVTAQGEAVPNFRDKAAVVDDGARGKAIQWEDDGVLAWDAPGNIQAQRGTLAFDWRPRYAVGEAPFVIFRVGYADHSSWDMAWLRIDWNGHGFDAFVTDANLARSRVSFRMDTPPRPEQWLHLAFAWDEDQGVRLFVDGREVARAQATGDYDAALDQLGLAGRVMAPYQVQSRYNFLRGSDFQHIRVYDRMLDGPAVQALAGGKAPASAVAAATDERAWRHRFGWEGAAPPALASAGTRIRKIEFADTRDLKAWMWKATDGIAETTWPGVYNRSRLPGRNDYFQLPDWNTYVESGQHLDLTLPAGETVNRMEIRGAAFGTLAHGPDAAHATQVLATRPRGVVRSVQDIPAQQGGVLRFSNVEQETPIQEIWAYNVSEGAEPEGTVKQAYVIDSQALPDYTNLEALRHYIDGRYPVAERSTVMALPKGAGSRRRSPDTLPAQPRPIVHVLIPSGVGDAPANQPLIRSWAYSWENMHDGLDGVAIDIPALDLPATHEGLIPLNIRIKDPIWPARDMIDVSVSVQPGQARTLWLDLRDRILTPDSLWLSIASAAPGFDAAALDGAQIRLVFKPRADALKEHVADRFNQVRDNWGFLVEEHTTSKRQRLYARVYADLSDLLRVDPDHELGRLYWNYISYNSQGRPPYTAPAVPKGVPAWAFNQVQDLAQVRQFVDWWIDQRQVAYGDFGGGISDDSDLTQQWPGLALMGVQPDRLNASLTALSDAVYRNGMFSNGLSTIETDELHSYEEGINTNSAMLYLNWGDPLTLERLMETVKAFDERIILRNPQGNLLFSSNWFGGNKVYREPNWQWQKPYSFPVLHPAFLLGQYNADATGRKLVIGLADGYLAHAGTDGKGRFTLPNEINWATGATRGGELNNGSGGGDTMHTFWAAWRWTGDAKYLQALDYRVARGGPGALANLGENYVDVLGRQQDWYPTLTAEADAGKTGFASLMAWQASGDTKYIDALHADGLQAKVQRAYMNTEGHWWSDRVEAPSEFLQRARLGGIALKRNQSWPGHTVSWRFDRDGAAEQVALLVHAPSRERFTVTSHNLGTRTIAADMTGWNVASGTWRVRSGVDADGDGRIDGTATERSVQLETSVSVPMQFRPGRTEVFEFERITAGTPVEMRADLGIGRGDVRVDGRQVHVTVHSLGHAGSGVGVAVLEDARGREIARTEVPAMAAPADLQPKTVVVSLPLPAGDRSGLRVRVALADGGEEVTRLNNVADVPR; the protein is encoded by the coding sequence ATGCACCGTACCGCTTCTGCCCCCACCTTGCTGTGCCGCCCGCGCCGCCGCCTGCTGGTGGCCGCGCTGTCGCTGGCCACCGCGCTGCCCGCGCTGGCCGCACCGTCGCCGACGCTGCTGTTCCACGTCGACGCCAACCAGGGGCTGACCGCCGTGACGGCGCAGGGCGAAGCGGTGCCGAACTTCCGCGACAAGGCGGCGGTGGTCGATGACGGTGCACGCGGCAAGGCCATCCAGTGGGAAGACGATGGCGTGCTGGCGTGGGATGCGCCCGGCAACATCCAGGCCCAACGTGGCACCCTCGCCTTCGACTGGCGCCCGCGCTACGCGGTGGGCGAAGCACCGTTCGTGATCTTCCGCGTCGGCTATGCCGACCACAGCAGCTGGGACATGGCATGGCTGCGCATCGACTGGAACGGCCACGGCTTCGATGCATTCGTCACCGATGCCAATCTCGCGCGCAGCCGCGTGTCGTTCCGCATGGATACGCCGCCGCGGCCGGAGCAGTGGCTGCACCTGGCCTTTGCCTGGGACGAGGACCAGGGCGTGCGCCTGTTCGTCGATGGCCGCGAAGTAGCGCGTGCACAGGCCACCGGTGACTACGACGCGGCGCTGGACCAGCTCGGGCTGGCCGGGCGGGTGATGGCGCCCTACCAGGTGCAGAGCCGTTACAACTTCCTGCGCGGCAGCGATTTCCAGCACATCCGCGTCTACGACCGCATGCTCGATGGCCCTGCCGTGCAGGCGCTGGCGGGCGGCAAGGCGCCGGCCAGCGCGGTGGCAGCGGCCACCGACGAGCGTGCCTGGCGCCATCGCTTCGGCTGGGAAGGTGCGGCACCGCCGGCCCTGGCATCGGCCGGCACGCGCATCCGCAAGATCGAGTTTGCCGACACCCGTGACCTGAAGGCATGGATGTGGAAGGCCACCGATGGCATCGCCGAAACCACCTGGCCGGGCGTCTACAACCGCTCGCGCCTGCCCGGTCGCAACGACTATTTCCAGCTGCCGGACTGGAACACCTACGTGGAAAGCGGGCAGCACCTGGACCTGACCCTGCCGGCCGGCGAGACGGTGAACCGCATGGAGATCCGTGGTGCGGCCTTCGGCACCCTGGCCCACGGCCCCGACGCTGCCCATGCCACGCAGGTGCTGGCCACGCGCCCGCGCGGCGTGGTGCGCAGCGTGCAGGACATTCCCGCGCAGCAGGGCGGCGTGCTGCGTTTCAGCAACGTCGAACAGGAAACGCCGATCCAGGAAATCTGGGCCTACAACGTGAGCGAAGGCGCCGAACCGGAAGGCACGGTGAAGCAGGCCTACGTGATCGACAGCCAGGCGCTGCCCGACTACACCAACCTGGAGGCGCTGCGGCATTACATCGATGGCCGCTACCCGGTGGCCGAGCGCAGCACGGTGATGGCCCTGCCCAAGGGCGCCGGTTCGCGCCGCCGCAGCCCCGACACCCTGCCGGCGCAGCCGCGGCCGATCGTGCACGTGCTGATTCCCTCCGGCGTGGGCGATGCGCCAGCAAACCAGCCATTGATCCGCAGCTGGGCCTACAGCTGGGAAAACATGCATGACGGCCTGGATGGCGTGGCCATCGATATTCCCGCGCTGGACCTGCCCGCTACCCACGAAGGCCTGATCCCGCTGAACATCCGCATCAAGGACCCGATCTGGCCGGCGCGCGACATGATCGATGTCTCGGTGTCGGTGCAGCCGGGGCAGGCACGCACGCTGTGGCTGGACCTGCGTGACCGCATTCTCACCCCGGACAGCCTGTGGCTGAGCATCGCCTCGGCGGCGCCGGGCTTCGATGCCGCTGCGCTGGATGGTGCGCAGATCCGCCTGGTGTTCAAGCCGCGCGCGGACGCGCTGAAGGAGCACGTCGCCGACCGCTTCAACCAGGTGCGCGACAACTGGGGCTTCCTGGTGGAGGAGCACACCACATCCAAGCGCCAGCGCCTGTATGCACGCGTCTACGCGGACCTGAGCGACCTGCTGCGGGTGGACCCGGACCACGAACTCGGCCGCCTGTACTGGAACTACATCAGCTACAACAGCCAGGGCCGCCCGCCCTACACCGCACCGGCCGTGCCCAAGGGCGTACCGGCGTGGGCGTTCAACCAGGTGCAGGACCTGGCCCAGGTGCGGCAGTTCGTCGACTGGTGGATCGACCAGCGCCAGGTGGCCTATGGCGATTTCGGCGGCGGCATTTCCGATGATTCCGACCTGACCCAGCAGTGGCCGGGGCTGGCCCTGATGGGCGTGCAGCCGGACCGGCTGAATGCCTCGCTGACCGCGCTGTCCGATGCGGTGTACCGCAATGGCATGTTCAGCAACGGCCTGAGCACGATCGAGACCGACGAGCTGCATTCCTACGAGGAAGGCATCAACACCAACAGCGCCATGCTCTACCTCAACTGGGGCGACCCGTTGACGCTGGAGCGCCTGATGGAAACGGTGAAAGCGTTCGACGAGCGCATCATCCTGCGCAACCCGCAGGGCAACCTGCTGTTCTCCAGCAACTGGTTTGGTGGCAACAAGGTCTACCGCGAACCGAACTGGCAGTGGCAGAAGCCCTATTCGTTCCCGGTGCTGCACCCGGCGTTCCTGCTGGGCCAGTACAACGCCGATGCGACCGGCCGCAAGCTGGTGATCGGCCTGGCCGATGGCTACCTGGCTCACGCGGGCACTGACGGGAAGGGGCGCTTCACCCTGCCCAACGAGATCAACTGGGCCACCGGTGCCACCCGTGGCGGCGAGCTGAACAACGGCTCCGGCGGCGGCGACACGATGCACACCTTCTGGGCGGCGTGGCGCTGGACCGGCGATGCGAAGTACCTGCAGGCGCTGGACTACCGCGTGGCGCGTGGCGGGCCGGGCGCGCTGGCCAACCTGGGCGAGAACTACGTGGACGTGCTGGGCAGGCAGCAGGACTGGTACCCGACGCTGACCGCCGAGGCCGATGCTGGAAAGACCGGTTTCGCCAGCCTGATGGCCTGGCAGGCCAGCGGTGATACGAAGTACATCGACGCGCTGCACGCCGACGGCCTGCAGGCCAAGGTGCAGCGCGCCTACATGAACACCGAGGGCCACTGGTGGTCCGACCGGGTGGAAGCGCCCAGCGAGTTCCTGCAGCGCGCGCGCCTGGGTGGCATCGCGCTGAAGCGCAACCAGAGCTGGCCCGGCCACACGGTCAGCTGGCGCTTCGACCGCGACGGCGCCGCCGAACAGGTGGCCCTGCTGGTGCACGCGCCGTCACGCGAACGCTTCACCGTGACCAGCCACAACCTGGGCACGCGCACCATCGCCGCCGACATGACCGGCTGGAACGTGGCCAGCGGCACCTGGCGCGTGCGCAGCGGCGTGGACGCCGATGGCGATGGGCGCATCGACGGCACCGCCACCGAACGCAGCGTGCAGCTGGAGACCAGTGTCTCGGTGCCGATGCAGTTCCGCCCCGGTCGCACCGAGGTGTTCGAGTTCGAGCGGATCACCGCCGGTACGCCGGTGGAAATGCGCGCGGACCTGGGCATCGGTCGCGGCGATGTGCGCGTGGACGGGCGCCAGGTACACGTGACCGTGCACAGCCTGGGCCATGCCGGCAGCGGCGTGGGCGTGGCCGTGCTGGAGGACGCACGTGGCCGCGAGATCGCGCGCACCGAGGTGCCGGCGATGGCCGCACCGGCCGACCTGCAGCCGAAGACGGTGGTGGTGTCGCTGCCGTTGCCCGCCGGTGACCGCAGCGGCCTGCGCGTGCGCGTGGCGCTGGCCGATGGCGGCGAGGAAGTGACCCGGTTGAACAACGTGGCCGACGTGCCGCGTTGA